A single region of the Thermodesulfatator indicus DSM 15286 genome encodes:
- the hslU gene encoding ATP-dependent protease ATPase subunit HslU: MEKLTGSELTPRQIVAELDKYIIGQDKAKKAVAIALRNRWRRQQVPPPLSEEIYPKNIILIGPTGVGKTEIARRLAKLSNSPFLKIEATKFTEVGYVGRDVESMIRDLVHIAVEMVREEEQKRVQEKATYLAEDRILDLLLPPPSDTDSATFASTREKFREKLRRGELDDKFVEIELAGKPAPMVEVLAATGLEDLEQQIRDMMGNLFPRRPKRKKMKVKEALELLKQEEANRLVDMDKVAKEAIRRVETSGIIFIDEIDKIAARAGGGSTPDVSREGVQRDLLPIVEGTTVNTRYGMVRTDHILFIASGAFHVAKPSDLIPELQGRFPIRVELDPLTEKDFVRILTEPENALIKQYKALLETEGVILEFTPEGVEEIARIAYEVNERTENIGARRLYTVMEKLLEDISFEAPDVAPTKIVITAEYVREKLANVAQDLDLSRFIL, encoded by the coding sequence ATGGAAAAGCTTACCGGAAGCGAACTTACACCACGCCAGATAGTAGCCGAACTTGATAAGTATATAATTGGCCAAGACAAGGCCAAAAAGGCTGTAGCCATAGCGCTTCGCAATCGCTGGCGAAGACAACAGGTGCCGCCTCCTCTATCAGAAGAAATTTACCCCAAAAACATTATCCTTATCGGCCCCACCGGTGTGGGTAAAACAGAGATAGCTAGAAGGCTTGCCAAACTTTCTAACTCCCCCTTTCTAAAAATAGAAGCCACCAAGTTTACCGAAGTGGGCTACGTGGGCCGAGACGTAGAATCCATGATAAGGGATCTCGTCCACATAGCCGTAGAAATGGTCCGCGAAGAAGAACAAAAACGCGTGCAAGAAAAAGCCACCTACCTGGCTGAAGACAGAATCCTTGACCTGCTTCTCCCTCCACCCTCTGACACAGATAGCGCCACCTTTGCTTCTACCCGGGAAAAATTCCGCGAAAAACTTCGCCGGGGAGAACTTGATGACAAATTCGTCGAGATAGAACTGGCCGGGAAACCTGCTCCAATGGTAGAGGTGCTCGCCGCCACCGGACTTGAAGACCTGGAACAGCAAATTCGCGACATGATGGGGAATCTTTTTCCCAGACGCCCCAAACGCAAAAAAATGAAAGTAAAAGAAGCCCTTGAACTTCTTAAGCAGGAAGAAGCCAACCGCCTGGTGGATATGGACAAAGTGGCCAAAGAAGCCATCAGGCGGGTAGAAACAAGTGGCATTATCTTCATAGACGAGATAGACAAAATTGCCGCCAGAGCCGGCGGAGGTAGTACCCCTGATGTTTCCCGCGAAGGAGTGCAACGGGATCTGCTGCCCATTGTGGAAGGAACCACCGTAAACACCCGCTATGGCATGGTGCGCACGGACCATATTCTTTTTATAGCCAGCGGTGCTTTCCATGTGGCCAAACCGTCTGACCTTATCCCTGAGCTTCAAGGGCGATTTCCTATCAGAGTGGAACTTGATCCTCTAACGGAAAAAGACTTCGTCCGCATTTTAACCGAACCAGAAAACGCCCTGATAAAGCAATACAAAGCCTTACTTGAAACCGAAGGCGTAATCCTTGAATTTACACCTGAAGGCGTAGAAGAAATCGCCCGTATTGCTTACGAAGTAAATGAACGCACTGAAAATATCGGCGCAAGAAGGCTTTACACCGTTATGGAAAAACTGCTTGAAGACATTTCCTTTGAGGCTCCAGATGTGGCGCCAACTAAAATTGTTATTACCGCAGAGTACGTGCGGGAGAAATTGGCCAACGTGGCCCAGGACTTAGACTTGAGCCGCTTTATTTTGTAA
- a CDS encoding radical SAM protein — protein MWPRLYPAPEKSPRLLFADKEGRIYDHPYLLAMGLSGYDVVLPEREDFIPLPVGSALYVLPERYPIGYDPHKDEPVVLKENPFAPGEPVFAVAAYLAPAHTQVYLCPYLESRKELPPLPLFSYAAAGWHRGRFWATAFRSDFDHRQEVRFFNEERIEKAAKEFLRRFPNNRFVKHLVENCVRRYRCPAARNFVLKRFEAPAPCSPSCNARCIGCLSWQAEDGPHIAQERIAFVPTAEEMAEALIPHLKGAQRAMVSFGQGCEGEPLLQAGLIEKAIKLMRQATRRGTINLNTNASLPDEVERLRKAGLDSIRVSLSSARDNYYKAYFRPRGYDLHNVRESIRRMKNLGGFVSLNLFVFPGFTDEKEEFEALCDMVSLGIDFIQLRNHAIDPIWYLKKINFEAGSECLGIKNLVKRLGEEFPRLRFGYFNPPLR, from the coding sequence ATGTGGCCACGCCTTTATCCTGCACCAGAGAAGAGCCCCAGGCTGCTTTTTGCCGATAAGGAAGGCCGTATTTACGACCACCCTTATCTCCTGGCCATGGGGCTCTCTGGCTACGATGTGGTTTTGCCAGAAAGGGAAGACTTTATACCTTTGCCCGTAGGCAGTGCTCTTTATGTTTTGCCTGAGCGCTATCCTATTGGCTATGACCCCCATAAAGATGAACCAGTGGTCCTTAAGGAAAACCCCTTTGCTCCAGGCGAGCCTGTTTTCGCCGTGGCAGCCTATCTGGCCCCGGCGCACACTCAGGTTTATCTCTGCCCTTATTTGGAAAGCCGAAAAGAGCTTCCGCCGCTTCCTCTTTTTTCTTATGCCGCGGCAGGCTGGCACCGAGGGCGTTTTTGGGCTACGGCCTTTAGGTCTGACTTTGATCATCGTCAGGAAGTTCGTTTTTTTAATGAAGAACGCATAGAAAAGGCGGCTAAGGAATTCTTAAGACGCTTTCCAAATAACCGTTTTGTCAAACATCTGGTAGAAAACTGTGTAAGGCGTTACCGTTGCCCAGCAGCCAGAAACTTTGTGCTTAAACGCTTTGAGGCCCCGGCTCCGTGTTCTCCATCCTGTAACGCCAGGTGTATTGGTTGCCTTTCCTGGCAGGCCGAAGACGGCCCCCACATTGCCCAGGAAAGAATAGCCTTTGTGCCCACGGCGGAAGAAATGGCTGAAGCCCTGATTCCCCATTTAAAGGGGGCCCAAAGAGCCATGGTTTCTTTTGGGCAGGGCTGCGAAGGCGAGCCTTTGCTTCAGGCTGGGCTGATAGAAAAAGCCATAAAACTTATGCGCCAGGCCACCAGGCGAGGCACTATAAATCTCAATACTAACGCTAGCCTCCCTGATGAAGTAGAAAGGCTCCGTAAGGCCGGGCTTGACAGTATAAGGGTAAGCCTTTCAAGTGCTAGAGACAATTATTATAAGGCCTATTTTAGGCCCAGAGGTTATGATTTACACAACGTCAGGGAAAGTATCAGGCGCATGAAAAACCTCGGCGGCTTTGTGTCATTAAACCTTTTTGTTTTTCCCGGATTTACCGATGAAAAAGAAGAGTTTGAAGCCCTATGCGATATGGTATCTTTGGGGATTGATTTTATTCAGCTACGTAATCATGCAATAGACCCTATTTGGTATTTAAAAAAGATAAATTTTGAGGCTGGTAGCGAATGTTTAGGCATAAAAAATTTAGTAAAAAGGCTTGGCGAAGAATTCCCTCGCTTACGTTTCGGTTATTTCAACCCTCCATTAAGATAG
- a CDS encoding L,D-transpeptidase family protein produces MVGEVKKHVISENETLLDIARWYDLGYNQIILANPKYDPWIPPPGKEAVIPTQYVLPSVKTGLVVNLAEMRLYFFTREGNKKIVYTAPIGIGTDGKLTELGIYTIVRKRKNPPWHVPESIRKEEPDLPEVVPPGPNNPLGTRALYLSRGSYMIHGTNKPWGIGRRVSHGCMRLYPEDIEALYPLVPVGTPVTVIYEPYKLGVKDNKIYLQVFPDFENKVASSFAEIMRLANILKKEQGGKIILYWMEIRKYLENKDGIPHIVGEIRGIPPAKN; encoded by the coding sequence GTGGTAGGGGAAGTTAAGAAACACGTCATTTCTGAAAATGAAACTTTACTTGATATCGCCCGCTGGTATGACCTAGGTTATAATCAAATCATACTGGCTAATCCTAAATACGACCCCTGGATCCCCCCTCCGGGCAAGGAAGCTGTTATTCCTACTCAATACGTATTACCCAGTGTAAAAACAGGCTTAGTAGTCAATCTTGCGGAAATGCGTTTGTATTTTTTTACAAGAGAAGGAAATAAAAAAATAGTTTATACCGCTCCTATAGGTATTGGCACAGATGGGAAACTTACTGAACTAGGAATTTATACCATTGTTCGCAAAAGAAAAAACCCCCCCTGGCATGTACCTGAATCTATCAGGAAAGAAGAACCTGATTTGCCAGAGGTAGTACCCCCTGGCCCGAATAATCCCTTGGGAACGCGAGCACTTTATCTTTCCCGAGGCTCATACATGATCCACGGAACTAACAAGCCTTGGGGAATAGGAAGACGTGTAAGTCACGGCTGCATGCGCCTGTACCCAGAAGATATTGAGGCTCTTTACCCACTAGTTCCCGTAGGTACTCCGGTAACAGTAATATACGAGCCTTATAAATTAGGCGTAAAAGATAACAAAATATATTTGCAAGTCTTTCCAGACTTTGAAAATAAAGTTGCTTCTTCTTTTGCGGAAATTATGCGATTAGCCAATATTTTAAAAAAAGAACAAGGTGGTAAAATTATCCTTTACTGGATGGAAATAAGAAAATATTTAGAGAATAAAGACGGTATCCCTCATATAGTAGGTGAAATTAGAGGGATACCGCCGGCTAAAAATTAA
- a CDS encoding alanine-zipper protein — protein sequence MKRFKKWLGMASLASLLLVPIGCSTGLKPEDKALMQEAIKASQEAKEAAAQCQNLQETLARIEAAAQRAEAAAQAATMAAQRADAAANRAAQAAAKADAAASKIERVFEKSLTK from the coding sequence ATGAAACGGTTTAAAAAATGGCTTGGTATGGCTAGTCTTGCTTCTTTGCTTTTGGTCCCTATAGGATGTTCTACTGGTCTTAAGCCAGAGGACAAGGCTTTGATGCAGGAAGCCATTAAGGCTTCTCAAGAAGCCAAAGAAGCAGCTGCTCAGTGCCAGAATCTCCAGGAAACCCTTGCTCGCATAGAAGCTGCGGCTCAGAGGGCTGAGGCTGCGGCTCAGGCAGCTACCATGGCGGCTCAGAGAGCTGATGCTGCAGCTAATAGAGCAGCTCAAGCCGCTGCTAAAGCCGACGCTGCGGCCAGCAAAATTGAACGTGTTTTCGAAAAGAGCTTGACCAAATAA
- the flgM gene encoding flagellar biosynthesis anti-sigma factor FlgM encodes MKIENLYQKFNVQTEQVKQAQTQELNQKATQANQQPAVERDRVEISQTARDIKKIESIVKTSPDVRADKVRAIKEQIESGTYQVDSKKVANAMLADLLKDIA; translated from the coding sequence ATGAAAATAGAAAATCTTTACCAAAAATTTAATGTTCAGACGGAACAGGTTAAACAGGCCCAGACCCAAGAGCTCAATCAAAAAGCAACCCAAGCAAACCAGCAACCTGCTGTTGAGCGAGACCGGGTAGAAATTTCCCAAACAGCGCGAGACATCAAAAAGATTGAATCTATAGTGAAAACCTCCCCTGATGTTCGAGCCGATAAAGTAAGGGCCATTAAGGAACAAATTGAATCTGGCACTTATCAGGTAGATTCTAAAAAAGTAGCCAACGCCATGTTAGCTGACCTCTTGAAAGATATAGCTTAG
- a CDS encoding glycosyltransferase family 2 protein translates to MKTSVIVSTYNRPSALKKVIDGLINQKHLPNEVIIADDGSNNETKILVKNIKKRAPFPIIHIWQRDKGFRLSRIKNKAIKIAQYEYIIFLDGDCIPHKFFIADHLFLAEKGYFVQGKRILVGQKIEPFFSYKEANSLIFLLKAILTNKISNWHHIFRIKKFPCFKNRKLRGIKGCNMSFFKEDLIAINGFNEDFIGWGREDSELVVRCYNYGLYRKEHPFLAICFHLWHPPAPKNNLLKNELLLEKILKTDKYFCDNGILKRK, encoded by the coding sequence ATGAAAACATCTGTAATTGTATCAACTTACAATCGTCCTTCAGCATTAAAAAAAGTAATAGATGGACTAATAAACCAAAAACATCTACCAAATGAAGTGATTATTGCAGATGATGGTTCGAATAATGAAACTAAAATATTAGTAAAAAATATAAAAAAAAGGGCTCCTTTTCCAATTATACATATATGGCAACGAGACAAAGGTTTTAGACTTAGCAGAATAAAAAATAAAGCTATTAAAATCGCCCAATATGAATACATTATTTTTTTAGATGGAGATTGTATACCTCATAAATTTTTTATTGCAGATCACCTTTTCCTAGCCGAAAAAGGATATTTTGTTCAAGGAAAAAGGATTCTAGTAGGCCAAAAAATAGAACCTTTTTTCTCTTATAAAGAAGCAAATTCTTTAATATTTCTTTTAAAAGCCATATTAACAAATAAAATATCTAATTGGCATCATATTTTTCGAATAAAAAAATTCCCTTGTTTTAAAAATAGAAAACTGAGAGGCATAAAAGGTTGCAACATGAGCTTTTTTAAAGAAGATCTTATAGCAATAAATGGCTTTAATGAAGACTTTATAGGATGGGGACGAGAAGATTCAGAGTTAGTAGTAAGATGCTATAATTATGGATTATATCGCAAAGAACATCCTTTCCTAGCTATTTGTTTCCATCTTTGGCATCCCCCTGCACCTAAAAATAATTTATTAAAAAATGAGCTTCTTTTAGAAAAAATTTTAAAAACAGATAAATACTTTTGTGATAACGGAATATTAAAAAGAAAATAA